From the genome of Nocardia mangyaensis:
TGAAGTTGCCGACCTTCTTCAGCTCACCGAAGAAGTTGATGCCGGGGGTGATGTCGTCGAACGAGCCACCCTGGGCCAGGGCCGCGGCGAACACGCCGGAGTAGGCCGAGCCGGACTTGTTCGGGTTGCCGTTGAGCGCGACCTTGCCCTTGTACTCGGGCTTCAGCAGATCAGCGAACGAGGTCGGGCAGACTTCGATGCGCTTGGCGTCGCAGCCGATCGAGATGTAGCCGCCGTAGTCGTTGACCCAGTCACCGTTGGCGGCCTTGAGCGAGTCCGGGATCTTGTCCCAGGTCGCCACCTTGTACGGCGCGAACAGGCCCTCCTGGGCACCGGAGAGCGCGTACGCGGCACCGATGTCGAGCACGTCGGGTGCGCGGTCCTGGCCCTTGCGGGTCTTGACCGCGTCGATCTCCTCCGAGGAGGACGCATCGGGGTTCTCGCTCTCCACCTCGATGCCGTACTTGGCCGAGAAGGTGTCGATGACCTCGCCATAGTTGGCCCAGTCCGGCGGCAGCGCGATGACGTGCAGCTTGCCTTCTTCCTTGGCCGCGGCGACCAGCCCGTCCATCCCGCCGAAGTCGGCGATGGAGGTGGCGGTACCGGCGTCGACACCGGCAGCGGTGGTGTCCTCGTTCTTGGCGCCACAGCCCGTGAGGGCGGCGACGACGACTACCAGGCCGGTTGAAAGGCTGGCGATGCGCGTGGCTTTCACACTGTCTCCCGTGTGGGGTTGGATACTCGACAAACTTGTCCAGACAAGAACACTTGTCTAGACAAGCGAGGCAGAGTTTGCCAGCTTCTCGCGCTCGCCGAGTAAACCCCGAGTTGCCGTTGTGCGAACTTCTCACCGGTGAAATCGGTGCTTCTCGTGGCGAACTAGCATGGTGTTCCGACCGCCGCGCCACCGCGTGGCTGTGCACAACGCCCGCGCTGAAGGAGCCACTATTGCCTGCCCGCTACGCCGAGATCGCGCGGGTTCTTCGCGAAGGCATCATGAGTGCGACCTATCCCGTCGGCGCGCACCTGCCCTCCGAACCCGAACTGATGCGCACCTTCGGCGCCGCCCGTGGCACTGTTCGCCAAGCCGTGACGCTGCTGGCCGCCGAAGGGCTGATCGGCGTGCGGCAGGGGGCGCGACGCGTCGTGCTCCGCAACGAACGCAGCCAATCCTTCGCGGAACTACACAGTTTCGCGCAGTGGGCACACCTGCACGGCTACGAGATCGCCAGCCGGGTGCACAGCCAGCTTCGCAGGCCCGCCACCGAGGTGGACTGTCGCAAGCTCAATCTCCCCGCCGACGCGCAGGTGCTCGACGTCCTTCGAGTGCGCTCCCTCGACGGCGAACCCGTCCTGCTCGAGCGCACGGTGTACCCGCCGTTCCTCGCCGACGAGATCGAGCAGTTGCCCGCCGACTGCGTGTCGGTGACCGAGAGCCTGCGCGCGCGCGTCGGCACCATCTTCGCCTACGGCGAGCACCTGATCGACGCGGTCGCGGCCGGCTCGACCGATGCCCGGCTGCTCGGGGTGCGGCGCGGCAGCCCACTGCTACGCCAGCGCCGCACCACGACCACCCCCGACGGCACGCCCGCCGAATACTCCGACGACCGCTACCGCCCGGACAGCGTCACCTTCAGCATTCGCAACTCGGTGGGCGAGAACCCCCTGCACCGCCTCCCGTTGACGCCCGGCACACCACGCTGAGCGCACCCGCCCGTCGAACGCACCCGCTCAGCGCGGTCGGCGAACTGCCTTGATGCTCGTGGTCATGGCGACTACGTCCAGTCGATGACCGCGCGAACACAGTCGGCGGGGGCTTCCAACGGCGGCGCGTGTCCCACCCCGTGCAGGACCACCAGGCGCCAGTCGGGCCGCCGATCCGCCCAGTGCTCGATCGACGCGCGCGCGACAAGGCGATCCTCATCGCCCCGAACCAGCAGAGTCGGTGCCGTGACTCGACCTATCGCGTCGAGGACGAGTCCTCGACGGACCAGCATCAGCGACATCACCGAGGCATACACCGTGACCGCGCGAACCGAGCGCTTCGGCTCGACCGCCGACATCTCCTCGCGCAGGAGACCGGCGATTTCGGGCGACATCCTCGTCCCCGAAATCATTGCGGGATCGCCCTGCCCCCGCAGCTGCGCAGCAAGGATGCACCGCCACGACACGCGAAGCAGCGCACGGGCGACCGGCGCGATGATGGTCAACCCCACCCTGCCGATGACTCGACAGGTGCGCGCCTCGCCGGCGCTCAGCGGGGGTGGCAGCGCCGGCGCCACCAGCACGAGCCGGTCGACTCGTTCGGGTGCCCGGTCGGCGAACAGCAACGCGATCATCGCACCTGCCGACCAGCCGTGTACCGTGACCCGGCCCAACGCGAGCGCGTCGAGGAAATCGTTCAGGAACAGCACGTTGGCTTCGATGCTCGCCGCGTGCCGGTTCGGTAGCGCGGTGTGCCCGGCGATCGTGCCGGGCAGGTCGACGGCGATCGCGTGCGCGTGTGGTGCCAGTTCCGCGAGTACGTCGAGCCAGTTCGAGGCACTGTTGGCCGGGTTGGCAACGAGCAGCTGAACCGGCACATCCGGGGAACGCGGCAGACCTGCGACAAGGTAGTGCACCGCTGTGCCGCGTACATCGACTGTCTCGCTGCGGATTCCGGTCCACCGCGTGGCGCGCTCGCCCCAGTCGGCGTACTGCATTCCCCCAGGTTACGCCCACCCGCAGCAGTGGGCGCCCACTCTCACCGCTACGCCGGGCCGAACGCAGGGAGTCCTACGGCCGCGAGGAAGCGGTCGAAGGTGGGTGGGCGGCGCGGTCTGCGGTCCGGCCGCCCACCCGTTGATGAACGTACCAATATTGTTGCCCTACAACATATTCGGGGCAGTGAGGGATACGTCTCACACCGGTCGATGGCGAACGTCGGGCTTACGGAGAGGTTCGCTGGTTCGGGAGTCTGGAGCCGGGGCGACCACTCGGTCATCGACGACGGCACCCCGATCCGATACGACCGTGGCTTCGCGGCGGGCGAAGGCGATATCACGCTCGGTGCGGACCGACAACCGGCCCAGGGACGTCGCGGCGAAGAAGAGGATCAGCGCGCCGAGACCGTAGAAGAACGTGAGGTGCAGCAACGCGCGTTTCAGGTCGGAGGTGGCGACCGGCTCGCCGATACTGCCGAGACGGAGAAGATCGGCCAGGAACGGGCCGATCACGAACCACACTCCCGCGGCGACCGAGAGCCAGCCGCCGAAACTCGCGACAAGGCGGTTCCTGCTCATCAGCATGAGCAGACCGCCGATGATCGCGACGACGCCGGGTAGTACCTGCAACCAACCGCGGGCCGACGTCCACGCCCACGGGTCGTCCGGGGTGAAGGCGAAGGTGAAATACGGCCCGATGAAGGGGATGAGGGCACCCCAGGCGCCGAGGAGCAGCACCGCGAGGCCGCCCAGAGCACCCCGGCTGCGCGGAATCCGCAGCCGCCCCACCTTCTCGGTCGAGACATTCTCCTCGACGTTGGTCATGACGCCTCCGTTCATCGACAACAGATGTGCGTCGCGATTACCCCGTAAAACCCCGGATACGCACCCGCGATGCGCCCAGATCAGCGGCGGGTCACGGCGCGCCGAGGGCCGAGATCGCGCCTCGAGCCCGGCGCTGCGTCATGATCCACCGGGATGATGGTGCGATGGTCGAGAGGATGAGCACATGCGCGGGTTGCTGATACTGATCGTGGTGCTGGCGATCGCGCTCGTCGTTGGCGATCGGGTCGCGGTGGTGCTGGCGCAGAACGAGATCGCCCGCGCGATCGCCACCGAATACGAGCTCCCCGACCCACCGAGCGTCACGATCGGCGGCTTCCCGTTCCTGACCCAGGCGGTGGCGGGCAGCTATCACACCATCGATGTCGGGGTCGGTGACTGGACCGGTCAGGACACCACCGTCAACGACCTCGCGGTCAGGCTCAGCGATGTCTCCGCGCCGCTGGCCGCTGTGATCGACAAGCGGACCTCGAGCCTCGTCGCTGCCACCGCGACGGCGACGGCGGTGGTTCCCTACGACACCGTCGAGAATTTCGCACCCTCGGGGGTCGAGTCGATCGCCGACAGCCCCGACGGGCTGCGGGTCACCGGCACCTTCTCGATACAGGGCATCCCGGTCCCCGCGACCGTCTTCGTCACCGTCGCACCGACCGAGGACGGCATCGAGGTCACCCCGGTCTCGGCACAGCCCGCGATCGGCGGACCGACGATCCCCCTGGCCATGCTGCGCCAGACCCTCACCTTCGTCGTGCCACTCCAGCAGTTGCCGCTCGGTGCCCGGTTGACCGAGATCCAGCCGGGCGCCGACGGACTGCACGTGACCGCCGTGGCCACCGAGGTCTCCCTGTCCGATCTCCCGTGAGCCGCGGTCAGCGGGTGCGCTGGGTCCGGCCGCGATCCGCGATGCGGAACTCGACCGTGACGGGGATGGCGCTGAGCTCGAGCGCTGTGCGCAGTCGCGGCACGGCGTGCTCGAGGATCCGCTGACGCAGCGCGGGCAGATCGGCGGCGGGATCGGTATCGACCAGCAGATGGAGGTCGGGCGCGAGCGCGCTGCCCGCCAGACGTGCTGTCGCGGAACGGACTCCGTCGTAGGTCTCGATGTCGGCAGCTACGGCGTCGGCGGCGGGACCGGAGCCGAGGAGGGTCCGACCCTGCTCCCCCGCGGCACCGATCTCCCACACCGTGGATTTGGGCAGCCGGGCGAACTGGGCGGCCAGCCAGCGCAGGGCGAGTAGCGCGAGGATCACCCCGCCGACGATCACCAGGTAGAAGATCCACCGCGGCGGTTCCTCGGTGCCCGCGACCAGCGGTGCGTCGGACGCGCGGCGGAAGGCGCCGAAATGCGCGGCGATCAACAGACCGCCCGCGGCGGCGAACACGATCCCGAACAGTCCGAGCACGCTGCGGTTCAGCCGAGCGGGCCGGTTGGCGCTGGTCATCGCGGACCCCCGTGCCCGATCGTGCGGACGCTGGTGCGCAAGAGCGGAACATCGGCCGGTTTGATGTGATCCAGCCGTTCGGCGACAGCGAGGCGCACCTCGCCCGCGGCCTGTTCGGCCGTGTGGTGGGTATGCCCCGAGACATGGATCTTGTTGCGGCGCAATTTCACCCGGGTCTTGTCGAGTCCGTCGACACCGACCGTCGCGTCGGCGAGCGCATGGCGCAGGCTGCGGCGGGTGATCCCCGCGTCCATCCCGTCACCGGCCTCCAGAGCGAGCACGACCGGTTTGCCGGGCAGCGCCGCCACCGCCAGCAGGGCGAGGCCGAGCACGGCGACGGCGATCCCGACCCCCAGTACCCACCCACTCCCCCACGATGTGTCGTGCAGCCGGGTGGCGAGGCTGTCATAGGAGATCCACTCCCGCGTCCCGGTGAGACGCTGGACCAGCGACACCACCACGAGCACGGCGGCGGCGAACAACAGCACCGCGACGACGACCGCCGGGACGACCCGGCGCGGACGGCGTGTCATCGCACTCTCCTCTCGGACGGTTCCGGCACCAGCGCCGAGACCTCGATGTCGACCCGTGGCACGGTGAGGCCGGTCAGCTCCTCGGTCCGGGCGATCAGATGCGCCCGGCACTCGTCGGTGACGCGCCCGACCGGCAGTGGGTAGCGGACAGGGAGCCGGACGCGCAGGGTCGCGCCGGTCCCGACGACCTGCGCGCTCACCCGCACCTCCGGCTCGACCCCGGCCACCTCGGCGGCGGCCCGCTCGGCGATGCGGCGCACCGCGCGCTCGCCGACCGTGGTGGTGCCGGGCAGCCGGGCGGCGGCACTGGTCACCGCCTGCCCCGATCCTGCGCCGAGCGCAACAGCCCGGACAGGTCGACCTCGCCGTCGAGCCAGCGCCCGATCAGCAGACCGAGGCCACCGAAGATCAGCACGACGGCGAACGCGCCCAGTCCGCCGAAAGCCGCGGCGAATCCGAGGGACAGACCCATGACGAGACAGATCGTGGTGGCGTTCATGTCACTGCACCCGGTCGCGGTTCGGTGCCTGCTGGTCGTCGGTGTCGTCTTCGATGAAGACGTCGTTGACATTGATGTTGACCTCGACGACCTCGAGCCCGGTCATCTGCTCGATGGCCGTGATCACGTTGCGGCGCACCGCGATCGCGAGTTCCGCGATGGCCACCCCGTATTCGACGACGATTTCGAGGTCGACCGCGGCCTGCGTCTCGCCCACCTCGACCGAGACACCCTGACCGATGCTCGAGGACGCGCCCGGAATGCGGTCACGCAGGGCGCCGATCGCGCGGGTGGTGCCGCCGCCGAGATCGTGCACGCCGCGCACTTCCCGTGCGGCCAGGCCCGCGACCTTCTGCACCACGGTGTCGGCGATGGTGGTGGTGCCCTGATCGGTCACCAGGGCACTGGTACGGCCGTTGCCCGGCTTCTCCGCGGCCTTGGTGTTCTCGGTGGTCGTGCTGGCCATGATTCCTCCCGATTGTGTTGTGTTCCAAGGGTTGACGAACTCTCAGGGGTAGGACACCGTGCTTCGCGGATCGTCACGGTCCGGGCGAGTGATCTGGATCTCTTTCCTCGAACACGTCGACGTGCAGGTCGACGACGTGCACCCGCAGTGCCGACTCGGCCCACCGGGTCCCGGCGAGCACCGGGCGCACCGCCGCGTCCAGTTTCTCCAGCAGGGGCGGCAGCGGCAGGGTGGTCGCGACCACGCGGATCTCCACCACCGCCTCGCCGAAGTCGACCGCGGCGCTGCCCGCGTTCCATGGCAGCCAGCGGCTGTTCTGCAGACCCATCGGCACCGCGGGATGCGCGCCGTCGATGGCGTCGATCGCCGCGATGATCCGATCGGTCAGGTCGTCATCGATGCTCATGGCGGCCCCGGTTCGATGTGCAGGACGCACACCCGCACCGAGTCGACCTCGGCACTGGTGGATTCGGTGACCGCGACCGACACCGCCTGCTGCACGGCCCGGCCCACTTCGACGACATTGCTCGACGCCGTCAGCGCGAGGTCGATCTGGATGTCGAGCAGACCGCCCGCGCGCCGCACCCGGACACCGGCCGAGGCGGCCGGTTCCTGGCCGATCCACAGCTGGCGGCCGGAACGGGCGAGGTGGCCGACCAGTCCCAGCACACCCGGTTCGAGGCGGGCGACGCCCGGCACCAGCGCGGCCGCCCTGGCGGCCACACTCGCGATCACGGCATCCCCGACGACCAGCTCGGTCTCGGGGACAGTGCCGGTCACCGGTCCGCCTCGAAGAGGTCGACCACCGTGACGTCGAGCCTGCCGAGGGTCACCCCGACGCGGGCGGTGGCCGCGGCACGCGCCCGTTCCCGCACGGCCGCGACCAGGGTGTCGATCGA
Proteins encoded in this window:
- a CDS encoding GntR family transcriptional regulator, whose translation is MPARYAEIARVLREGIMSATYPVGAHLPSEPELMRTFGAARGTVRQAVTLLAAEGLIGVRQGARRVVLRNERSQSFAELHSFAQWAHLHGYEIASRVHSQLRRPATEVDCRKLNLPADAQVLDVLRVRSLDGEPVLLERTVYPPFLADEIEQLPADCVSVTESLRARVGTIFAYGEHLIDAVAAGSTDARLLGVRRGSPLLRQRRTTTTPDGTPAEYSDDRYRPDSVTFSIRNSVGENPLHRLPLTPGTPR
- a CDS encoding Asp23/Gls24 family envelope stress response protein, with amino-acid sequence MASTTTENTKAAEKPGNGRTSALVTDQGTTTIADTVVQKVAGLAAREVRGVHDLGGGTTRAIGALRDRIPGASSSIGQGVSVEVGETQAAVDLEIVVEYGVAIAELAIAVRRNVITAIEQMTGLEVVEVNINVNDVFIEDDTDDQQAPNRDRVQ
- a CDS encoding DUF6286 domain-containing protein, which encodes MTRRPRRVVPAVVVAVLLFAAAVLVVVSLVQRLTGTREWISYDSLATRLHDTSWGSGWVLGVGIAVAVLGLALLAVAALPGKPVVLALEAGDGMDAGITRRSLRHALADATVGVDGLDKTRVKLRRNKIHVSGHTHHTAEQAAGEVRLAVAERLDHIKPADVPLLRTSVRTIGHGGPR
- a CDS encoding DUF2993 domain-containing protein encodes the protein MRGLLILIVVLAIALVVGDRVAVVLAQNEIARAIATEYELPDPPSVTIGGFPFLTQAVAGSYHTIDVGVGDWTGQDTTVNDLAVRLSDVSAPLAAVIDKRTSSLVAATATATAVVPYDTVENFAPSGVESIADSPDGLRVTGTFSIQGIPVPATVFVTVAPTEDGIEVTPVSAQPAIGGPTIPLAMLRQTLTFVVPLQQLPLGARLTEIQPGADGLHVTAVATEVSLSDLP
- a CDS encoding Asp23/Gls24 family envelope stress response protein, which gives rise to MTGTVPETELVVGDAVIASVAARAAALVPGVARLEPGVLGLVGHLARSGRQLWIGQEPAASAGVRVRRAGGLLDIQIDLALTASSNVVEVGRAVQQAVSVAVTESTSAEVDSVRVCVLHIEPGPP
- a CDS encoding ABC transporter substrate-binding protein; the encoded protein is MKATRIASLSTGLVVVVAALTGCGAKNEDTTAAGVDAGTATSIADFGGMDGLVAAAKEEGKLHVIALPPDWANYGEVIDTFSAKYGIEVESENPDASSSEEIDAVKTRKGQDRAPDVLDIGAAYALSGAQEGLFAPYKVATWDKIPDSLKAANGDWVNDYGGYISIGCDAKRIEVCPTSFADLLKPEYKGKVALNGNPNKSGSAYSGVFAAALAQGGSFDDITPGINFFGELKKVGNFNPVEATPATVQQGETPITIDWDYLNAGYAEQFADKGVDFKVIVPSDAQFASYYAQAINKDAPHPAAARLWQEFLYSPEGQNLWLKGYARPVLLPAMSADGTVDAALAAKLPEVDGEPEFPTDAQVKAAKATLSESWDAAVS
- a CDS encoding alpha/beta fold hydrolase codes for the protein MQYADWGERATRWTGIRSETVDVRGTAVHYLVAGLPRSPDVPVQLLVANPANSASNWLDVLAELAPHAHAIAVDLPGTIAGHTALPNRHAASIEANVLFLNDFLDALALGRVTVHGWSAGAMIALLFADRAPERVDRLVLVAPALPPPLSAGEARTCRVIGRVGLTIIAPVARALLRVSWRCILAAQLRGQGDPAMISGTRMSPEIAGLLREEMSAVEPKRSVRAVTVYASVMSLMLVRRGLVLDAIGRVTAPTLLVRGDEDRLVARASIEHWADRRPDWRLVVLHGVGHAPPLEAPADCVRAVIDWT